In Mycolicibacterium aubagnense, the DNA window AGGATGCGGCTCAGCAACCGGGAGCCATGACGGGCGATTCGGGAGCTCACCCTTCGGAGGGTACCGATCCGTACCGTTCGGCGCCGTGGCCGCTGACGCGGCCGGAAATCAGAACTTGTAGAACGGCACGAGCTGGTTGGCGCGCTGCAGGTTGGTCTGCAGGCAGTCCGGCCGGTCCGGCGACTCGATCGGCGAGTAGAAGAGCGACTGGTTGAGCAGGCCGTAGCTGGTTTTGAAGGTGATCATGCAGGTCACCCACCAGCGGTCATTCCAGTCGGTCGGCTTCATGATCCAGTACTGGGCGGCGCGGTGTCCGCCGATGGTGAGCTCGACGGCGTCGGCGGGCAGCGTCTGCTCGTAGGTGCGCCAGACGATGGGTTCGACAGCCATCTGGTAGTTGCCGGCGTCGTAGTGGCAGCGCAGGCCGTCTTCATGGTCGGGCGGGGTGAAGCCCAGGCCCATCCCGTTGATGGCATCGAGCGGGATCTGATCGCACGGATCGAACGGGCTGGGGTTTGTGGTGGCGATGATCGGTGACTTGATGGTGCTGCTCAGCGGGGCAGAGGTGGAGCGCAGGTCCACGGCGTTGCCGCCGGTCGGTGTCACGGGGTTGGTCTGTGCGACCACCACGCCTGCTGTCACGAGCGCACACAGCGCCGAAAACAGACGCAGTTTCCTGGCCATCGCTGCCATGACACCCCTTAACTCGAGCAATACTGCGGGGAGTCTACAAGTCGCCTGCGTCACACCGGACAGGATGGGAGAACCTGTTCTAGTTTCTCCCGCTGCGCGGGACGGATAGCAGGACAGAGCGGCTAGGCGCCCAAGTACCCTGGATTGTTGTGTCGAGCCAGCCGACCCTATGGGCAATCAGTGACCTGCACATTGGGCACACCGGAAACAAGCCGGTCACCGAGTCGCTGCACCCGGCCTCGCCTGACGACTGGCTGATCGTCGCCGGCGACGTCGCCGAGCGCACCGACGACATCCGGTGGTCCCTGGACCTGCTGCGCAAGCGCTTCGCCAAGGTCATCTGGGTGCCGGGCAACCACGAACTGTGGACCACCAACAAGGACCCGATGCAGATTTTCGGGAAGGCTCGCTACGACTATCTGGTCGACATGTGCGACCAGATGGGCATCGTGACCCCGGAGCATCCGTTTCCGGTGTGGACCGGCCCGGGCGGCGCGGCCACGATCGTGCCGATGTTCCTGCTGTACGACTACAGCTTCCTGCCCGCGGGCACGGCGACCAAGGCCGAGGGCCTGGCGCTGGCCAAGGAGCGCAATGTGGTCGGCACCGACGAGTTCCTGCTCTCGAGTGAGCCGTACGCGACGCGGGATGCGTGGTGCCGGGACCGGCTGAACATCACGCGCAAAAAACTCGACGACCTGGACTGGATGGAGTCGACGGTCTTGGTCAACCACTTCCCGCTGGTCCGAGAACCCTGCGACGCCATGTTCTACCCGGAGTTCTCGTTGTGGTGCGGCACCACCGCGACGAAAGACTGGCACACCCGCTACAACGCCATCTGCTCGGTGTACGGCCACCTGCACATCCCGCGCACCACCTGGTACGACGGCGTGCGCTTCGAAGAAGTCTCCGTCGGCTACCCGCGAGAGTGGCGGCGCCGCAAGCCTTATCGATGGATGCGCCAAATCTTGCCGGACCCCCAGTACCAGCCCGGCTACCTCAACGACTTCGGTGGCCACTTCCAGATCACCCAGGAGATGCGGGAGCACGCGCAGAAGATGCAGGACCGAATCAATTCGAGGCGGCTGTGATGAGCGCTTGCGCGAAGAAGCGAGGAGCTGTGATGAGCGCTTGCGCGAAGAATCGAGGATCGCTGTGAGCGATGCGCTCCTGACGCAGGTGCTGCCCGACGTGGTGGCCACTGCCGAGACGTATTCGGACCCGGGCGATCTCGTGCCGCTGCCGGAGGAAGAGCCGTTGATCGCCCGCTCGGTGGCCAAGCGGCGCAACGAGTTCATCACCGTCCGGCACTGCGCCCGCCAGGCTTTGGGTCAACTCGGCCTAGGCCCGGTGCCGATCCTCAAGGGGGACAAGGGCGAACCGTGCTGGCCCGACGGCATCGTCGGCAGCCTCACGCACTGCGAGGGTTTCCGGGGCGCGGTGGTGGCGCGGACTGAGCAGGTGCGCTCGGTCGGTATCGACGCCGAGCCGCACGGCGTGCTCCCCAAGGGGGTGCTCGGCGCCATCGCGTTGCCGGCCGAGCAGAGCGTCATCGGGACACTGGACGGCGATCTGCACTGGGACCGAATCCTGTTCTGCGCCAAGGAAGCGACGTACAAGGCGTGGTTCCCCCTGACGCACCGATGGCTGGGTTTTGAGGATGCGCATATCACCTTCGAGCTGGATGCCACGGGGAGTTCGGGCACGTTCCTGTCCCGCATCCTGATCGACCCGGCAGCCGAGTCCGGCCCGCCGCTGACCGAACTGCCGGGGCGCTTCACTGTGTCGAACGGACTTGTCCTGACGGCGATCTCGCTGTGAAGGCATCGAAGCCGGCCCCACCACCTGCGCACGCGAGGAGCAATCCAGCACCCGGCCTGGTGATCGTCGACAAGCCCGCCGGTATGACGAGCCACGACGTCGTCGGCCGGTGCCGGCGGCTGTTCGGCACCCGCAAGGTCGGGCATGCCGGCACGCTGGACCCCATGGCGACGGGCGTGCTGGTGGTCGGCATCGAGCGCGCCACCAAGATTCTGGGGTTGCTGACCGCCACCGACAAGACGTACATCGCGACGATCCGGCTCGGTCAGACCACATCGACCGAGGACGCCGAAGGTGAAGTGCTGCAGACAGTTTCGGCCGCGCACGTGGCCGATGAACAGATCGAGCACGCGGTCGCGGCGCTGCGCGGCGAGATCGACCAGGTGCCGTCGGCGGTCAGTGCCATCAAGGTAGACGGCGAGCGGGCCTACAAGTTGGTGCGCGAGGGCAAGGCGCCGGAACTGGCGGCCCGCCGGGTGCGGATCGATCGGTTCACGGTCGATGCCACCAGACGAGTCGACGACTTCATCGACGTCGACGTCACCGTCGACTGCTCGTCGGGTACCTACATCCGGGCGCTGGCCCGCGATGTCGGCGCTGCCCTCGGAGTCGGTGGGCACCTGACGATGTTGCGGCGCACCAAGGTTGGGCGCTACGGGCTGGACGAGGCGCGCACGTTGGAGCAGTTGGCCGACGCCGCCGAGCTGAGCTACACGTTGGACGCAGCCTGCTTGCTGGGGTTTCCGCGCCGCGACCTGACCGACGCCGAAACCGAGGACACGCGCCACGGCCGGGCGCTGGCCCCGGCCGGTATCGACGGGACCTACGCGGCGACGGCTCCCGATGGGCAGGTGATCGCGCTGCTGGAGGACGGGTCCGAGCGCACGCGATCGGTTGTGGTGCTCCGGCCGGCGACGCTCTGAAGGTCAGTCGCCTTCGGCCAGAAACGGTTCCGCGCGGTGTGGTGGGGCCGCCGGGGCACCGGCCGCGTCCAGGAGGCTGAGGGCCTCGGCGTCGAGCCGGATCGAACCGGCCGCGGCGTTGTCCTCCAGATGCGCGACCGATCGGGTACCGGCGATCAGCAGGGTGTTCGGGGCGTGCGGCAGTAACCAGGCCAGGCCGACCTGGGCGGGCGTGGCGCCGATTCGCTCAGCCACTGTTCGTACCGAGGGGTCGTCGGCGACACTGGGGAATCCGGGGAACGCCGAGCCGAGCGGAAAGAACGGCACCCAGGCGATGCCCTCTTCGACGCACAGGCGCAAGGTGTCCTCCTGCGCCCGGTCGAGCACGCTGTAGGCGTTCTGGACGCAGGTGATGCCCGCCGGTAGTGCGTGGCGAACCGTCTCGACCGGCACCGCGCTCAGGCCGATTGCGCCGATCTTGCCCTCGTCGCGCAGCGCGATCATCTCCGCCAGTTGATCATCGACGTCGACGATCTGATCACCCTCGGTCTGAACGCCAGGTGTCAGATCCAATCGACGCAAGTTGACCACCGGAATCTGTTCCAAACCAAGCTGATTCAGGTCCATTTCGACCGCAGCCCGCAATTCGGCGGGTTTCTGCGCGGCCGCCAGCGGCACCGGTCCGTCCGGCACGTGTACCGCACCGACCTTGCTGACGATGACCAGGTCGTCGCGGTACGGGCGGAGCGCTTGCCGGATCAGGGCATTCACCGTTCCGCCGCCGTAGAACGACGCGGTGTCGATGTGGTTGATGCCGAGCTCGACCGAACGGTGCAGCAGCGCCACCGCGGCATCAGGGGAGCCGGCATCGTGCAGCTGCATGGCTCCGTAGCCGATCCGGGCCACCGGGCGGCCACCGATCGAACCGAGGCCGCCAGGGTGTGTCGTATCGGTCATCGTCGCTCCTCAGCTGTGATTTTCTGCGATACTCGAGTGATTCGGAGGAACCTCCGGTTAGTTCAACGTAACAGAAACGGAGGAACCTCCGCTATGGCTGACGGTATCCGCGCCGATGCCCGCCGCAACCGGGAACGGATCCTGGAAGTGGCGGCGCTCGCCTTCGGCGCGGCTGACAGTCCGGTGTCGCTGGAGGGCATCGCACGTGATGCCGGCGTCGGTATCGGCACGTTGTACCGGCATTTCCCGAGCCGTGAAGCGCTGGTCGAGGCGGTATACCGCGCCGAACTGGTCGAGGTGGCCGCTACGGCCGAGGAGCTGGTACGTACCCATCCGCCGGTGGAGGCGCTGCGGCTGTGGATGGACCGCTACGCGAAGTTCGTGGCCGCCAAGCGGGGCATGGCCGAGTCACTGACGGCGATATTCGATTCGGGTGTGGTTACGGCGGGCGACACCCGTGCGGGCGTGGTTGGAGCGGTCGGAACCCTGCTGGCTGCCGGCGCCGCCGATGGCACCCTGCGCGCCGACGTGCCGGCGGACGACGTCGTCACCGGGCTGCTCGGCATCATGGTCGCGAGCGCGTCACCCGAGCAGTGTGGGCGGATGTTCGACTTGCTGCTGGCCGGACTGGTGACCACCCGCTGACCAACTACGCGACGACCCAGATCGCTTCTGCCGCAGGGTTTCCCAGGTCGACGGTGGTGGCGTCGGCGTCCACGTCGGCCGCCGCGTCCGCAGCCGTCACGGCCACCGAGATCATCCCCGCGAAGTCGCGCCGGGCGACCACGCGCAGGTGTGAATCGAGCGTGATTCCCACGCTGTCGAAGTACCGCAGCATCTCGGGGTCGTGATCGGAGATGCGGGCCACCGTGCCGGCGTCCCCGTCCGAGCACGCGGATAACTGCCGGGCGGGGGGAGTCGGAACCTGGCCGTCGGCCGCGGGAATCGGATCGCCGTGCGGGTCCCGGGTCGGGAAGCCGAGCTTGGCGTCGATGCGGTCCAGCATGCGATCCGACACCGCGTGCTCCAGGATTTCGGCTTCGTCGTGCACCTCGTCCCAGCCGTAGCCGAGCTCGCGCACCAGGAACGTCTCCATCAACCGGTGCCGGCGCACCATGGCCAGCGCCGCGCTGCGCCCGATGTCGGTCAGCGTCACCGCGCCGTACTTCTCGTGGTGTACCAGACCCTGATCGGCCAGCTTGCGGATCGATTCGGAGGCCGTGGACGCCGATACGCCGATGCGTTCAGCCAGCATTTTCGTACTGACTTTCTCGCGGGACCACTCCTGCGCGGTCCAGATGACTTTGAGGTAGTCCTGGGCAACCGGGGATAGGTCCGGCGGGTTGCCGGCGTCATCTGCAGGACTCACAGCACAAAGTTTAGGCAATGGTCACCTGATTCGGGGATCTCACGGTGCCTGCCGTAGCGGCGCGCCGTAGGCTTGCGATCGTGCAACGCTGGCGTGGGCAGGACGAGATCCCCACGGACTGGGGCCGATGTGTCGTCACCATCGGGGTGTTCGACGGCGTACATCGTGGACATGCGGAGTTGATCAGCCATGCGGTGAAAGCCGGGCGGTCCCGCGGGGTGCCCACGGTGCTGATGACGTTCGATCCGCATCCGATGGAAGTGGTCCTGCCGGGCAGTCACCCCGCGCAGCTGACGACGCTGACCCGCCGGGCCGAACTGGTCGAGGAACTGGGCGTCGATGTATTCCTCGTCATGCCGTTCACCACGGACTTCATGAAGCTGACCCCCGAGCGCTACGTGCACGAGCTGCTGGTCGAACGCCTGCACGTCCTCGAGGTCGTGGTCGGTGAGAACTTCACCTTCGGCAAGAAGGCCGGCGGCAACGTGCCGCTGCTGCGCAAGGCCGGCGAGCGCTTCGGGTTCGCTGTCGAGGGCATCTCGCTGGTGGCCGAGCATCACCGGGCCGAGACCGTCACGTTCTCTTCCACCTATATCCGGTCCTGCGTGGACGCCGGTGACATGGTGGCCGCGACCGAGGCGCTGGGCCGGCCGCACCGCGTGGAGGGCGTCGTCGTCCGCGGCGACGGCCGCGGCCGCGGGCTGGGCTTCCCGACCGCGAACGTCGCCCCGCCGATGCACTCGGCCATCCCGGCCGACGGCGTCTACGCCGCCTGGTTCACGGTGCTGGGCCACGGACCTTCGGTCGGCACCGTGACACCGGGGGAGCGCTACCAGGCCGCGGTGTCGGTCGGCACCAATCCGACGTTCTCCGGCCGTACCCGCACTGTCGAGGCCTTCGTGCTCGATACCGAGGCCGACCTGTACGGCCAGCACGTGGCGGTGGACTTCGTCTCGCGCATCCGCGGCCAGGAGAAGTTCGATTCGGTGGACGACCTGATCGTGGCCATGGACCGCGATACCGGGCGAGCTCGCACGATTCTGAGCGCACACTAGCTTCCTGTTAGACTGCCCGACGCGCGTGCTGCAGTTCGCGGCGGCCGCGCCCTCGTTGTTCTTCGCGGACCGAATTGATGGAGTTGTTTCGTGGCACTCACCACCGAGCAGAAAAAAGAGATCCTGGGCCAGTACGGCCTGCATGAGACCGACACCGGTTCGCCGGAGGCTCAGGTCGCCATGCTGACCAAGCGCATCTCGGACCTGACCGAGCACCTCAAGCAGCACAAGCACGACCACCACAGCCGTCGCGGACTGCTGCTGCTGGTCGGCCGTCGCCGCCGGCTGCTCAAGTACGTCGCTCAGGTCGACGTCGCGCGCTACCGCTCGCTGATCGAGCGTCTGGGTCTGCGTCGCTGACGCACGTCTGAGAAGAGCCACCGGTCTGCCGCGCAGACCGGTGGTTTTTTCGTTGGAGCACCGACGAGTGTGATGGCTGTGTACGGACTTTCGTGATTTCCCGGGCACCGCCGTCACGACGGCCGATTTGCCGCTCCGATCAGGCAAATCACCCCGGTGTAGCATGTATTTGTTTTGGACCCAGTGTCCGAGACGTCGGAACGACACTGCAGCATCCGCCTGAACCTCGTGGGGCGGTCTTCGGTAGTGGCTGCCGGGGTATGGACCCCGGCCGCTTCGATCGACGGCCGTCAGCAATTAGCGGGATGGTTTTCGGGTTTTCTGGATGCTCGCGTGTGACGATGCGACAGCTGTAACAAAGAGGAACCAGAAATACGGAAACCCGCATAGGGCGGGCCGAGAGAGGTTATTGCGACATCCATGTCTGCAGTTGAAATTGAAGAGGGCGTGTTCGAAACGACCGCCGTCATCGACAACGGGAGCTTCGGCACCCGCACCATCCGCTTCGAGACCGGCCGGCTTGCACGTCAGGCCGCCGGCTCCGTCGTCGCCTACCTGGACGACGAGACCATGCTGCTGAGCGCCACCACCGCCAGCAAGAGCCCCAAAGATCACTTCGACTTCTTCCCGTTGACCATCGACGTCGAAGAGCGCATGTACGCCGCGGGCCGCATTCCCGGCTCGTTCTTCCGCCGCGAGGGCCGGCCCTCCACCGACGCGATCCTGACCTGCCGTCTGATCGACCGGCCGCTGCGCCCGTCGTTCGTCTCCGGCCTGCGCAACGAGATCCAGGTCGTCGTCACCATCCTGAGCCTGGACCCCAAGGATCTGTACGACGTGCTGGCGATCAACGCCGCATCGGCGTCGACCCAGATCTCGGGTCTGCCGTTCTCCGGCCCGGTGGGTGGCGTCCGCGTCGCCCTCATCGAAGGCCAGTGGGTTGCCTTCCCGACCGTCGAGCAGCTGGAGAACGCTGTGTTCGACATGGTCGTCGCCGGTCGTGTGGTCGAAGGCGATGTCGCGATCATGATGGTCGAGGCCGAGGCCACCGACAACGTCATCGACCTGATCGCCGGTGGCGCGGGTGCGCCGACCGAGGCCGTGGTGGCCGAGGGGCTGGAGGCCGCGAAGCCGTTCATCGCCACGCTGTGCAAGGCGCAGCAGGAGCTGCACGACGCCGCCGGTAAGGAGACCGCCGAGTACCCGGTGTTCCCGGACTACGCCGACGACGCCTTCCAGGCGGTCGCCGCTGTGGCTACCGACGCGCTGTCACAGGCGCTGACCATCGCCGGCAAGCAGGAGCGCGAAGAGCGCACCGACGAGATCAAGGTCGAGGTGCTGTCCCGTCTGGCCGAAACCTACGCCGGTCGTGAGAAGGAGATCGGCGCGGCGTTCCGCTCGCTGACCAAGAAGCTGGTGCGCCAGCGCATCCTGACCGACCACTTCCGCATCGACGGCCGTGGCATCACCGACATTCGTGCCCTGTCGGCCGAGGTCGCCGTGATCCCGCGGGCGCACGGCAGCGCGTTGTTCGAGCGCGGCGAGACCCAGATCATGGGTGTCACCACGCTGGACATGGTCAAGATGGCTCAGCAGATCGACTCGCTCGGTCCGGAGACCAGCAAGCGCTACATGCACCACTACAACTTCCCGCCGTACTCGACCGGTGAGACCGGCCGCGTGGGTTCGCCCAAGCGCCGCGAAATCGGCCACGGTGCGCTGGCCGAGCGGGCCCTGATGCCGGTGCTGCCGAGCGTCGAGGAGTTCCCGTACGCCATCCGTCAGGTCTCGGAAGCGTTGGGCTCCAACGGTTCCACCTCGATGGGTTCGGTCTGTGCCTCCACCCTGTCGCTGCTGAACGCCGGTGTGCCGCTGAAGGCCCCCGTCGCCGGTATCGCCATGGGCCTGGTGTCCGACGAGGTCGACGGCGAGACCCGTTACGTCGCGCTGACCGACATCCTGGGCGCTGAAGACGCCTTCGGCGACATGGACTTCAAGGTCGCCGGAACCAAGGAGTTCGTCACCGCGCTGCAGCTGGACACCAAGCTGGACGGCATCCCGTCCAAGGTGCTGGCCGGTGCCCTGGCCCAGGCCAAGGACGCGCGTCTGACCATCCTCGACGTCATGGCCGAGGCCATCGACGAGCCCGATGAGATGAGCCCGTACGCGCCGCGCATCACCACCATCAAGGTGCCGATCGACAAGATCGGTGAGGTGATCGGGCCCAAGGGCAAGGTGATCAACCAGATCACCGAGGAGACCGGTGCGAGCATCTCCATCGAGGATGACGGCACCGTGTTCGTCGGCGCCTCGAACGGCGAGGCGGCGCAGGCGGCGATTGACAAGATCAACGCCATCGCCAACCCGCAGCTGCCCAAGATCGGTGAGCGGTTCCTCGGCACCGTGGTGAAGACGACGGACTTCGGTGCGTTCGTCTCGCTGCTGCCGGGCCGCGACGGTCTGGTGCATATCTCCAAGCTCGGCAAGGGCAAGCGCGTCGCGAAGGTCGAGGACGTCGTGAACGTCGGCGACAAGCTGCGCGTGGAGATCGCGGACATCTCCGCCGACAACCGTGGCAAGGGTCAGAAGATTTCGCTGATCCTGGTTGATGAGGAAGGTGCCGCGGCGGCGGATTCTGATTCCCCCGCCGCCGAAGCTGGATCCGATTCGGGGACTGCACCGGCAGATGCCGCGCCTGCAACCACCTAAATCGACACTGCGTGGCGGCCGGGGTTCTTCAGCGACATCGCTGAAGGCCCCGGCCGCTGTACGCAAGACCAATCTCCCCGGCGGGCTCCGAGTCGTCACCGAACACCTGCCGCACGTGCATTCGGCGTCGGTCGGCGTGTGGGTCAACGTCGGTTCGCGCGACGAAGGCCCCAGTGTGGCCGGGGCGGCGCACTTCCTGGAACACCTGCTGTTCAAGTCGACCCCGACGCGCACCGCTGTCGAGATCGCCCAGTCGATGGACGCCGTCGGCGGTGAGCTGAACGCCTTCACGGCGCGTGAGCACACCTGCTACTACGCGCACGTGCTCGACAGCGATCTCGGGCTGGCCATCGATCTGGTTTCGGACGTCGTGCTCAACGGCCGTTGTGCCGCAGCGGATGTCGAGCTGGAGCGTGACGTGGTGCTCGAAGAGATCGCCATGCGTGACGACGATCCCGAGGACACCCTCGCGGACGTCTTCCTCGGGTCCATGTTCGGTGCGCACCCCGTGGGCCGTCCGGTGATCGGCAGCGTCGAATCGGTCTCGTCGATGACCCGCAACCAGCTGCACTCGTTCCACGTCCGCCGGTACACCCCGGACCGGATGGTGGTCGCGGTCGCCGGGAACGTCGACCACGACGAGGTTGTGTCATTGGTGCGCAGGAATTTTCGGCCGCATCTGGTGCGCGGCCGCAAGCCCGTGCCGCCGCGCAAGGGGGCCGGCCGGGTGCCGGGGACCCCGACGCTGCAGTTCGTCAAACGTGACTCCGAGCAGGCCCACATGTACCTGGGTGTACGCACCCCTGGGCGCAACTGGGAGCACCGGTGGGCGCTGTCGGTGCTCAACACCGCACTCGGCGGCGGGCTGAGTTCCCGTCTGTTCCAACAGATCCGGGAGAACCGCGGTCTGGCGTACTCGGTGTATTCCACGATCGATACCTTCTCCGACGCCGGTGCACTGTCGGTGTACTCGGCGTGCCTGCCGGATCGCTTCGACGAAGTGGCCCGGGTGACCACGGACGTGCTGGAAGACGTTGCGCGCGAAGGCATCACCGCCGACGAGTTGCGCATCGCCAAGGGTTCGATGCGCGGCGGGCTGGTGCTTGGGCTCGAGGATTCCGGTTCCCGGATGCACCGCATCGGGCGCGCCGAGCTGAACTACGGCAACCACAAGTCGATTTCGGAAACCCTTGCCTCGATCGACGCGGTGACCCTCGAAGAGGTCAACGCCGTTGCGCGCGAATTGCTGACGCGCCCCTTCGGCGCGGCGGTATTGGGTCCGCACCGGTCAAAGCGGTCACTGCCGAAGCAGCTGCGCACCCTCGGTTAGCAGTGATTTGTGCACGATAATCCGCGTTCAGCGCGGATTATCGTGCACAAATCACGTCAGTGGCTGAGGCGAAGCGAGTCGTCCCGGCGCAGCACGAAGAAATATGGCTGGGATTCGCCGCGGAGGTCCATGGCGCCCAGGACGGCATCGTCGCTGAGCTTGCGGAACACGTCCATGATCGGGAGCTGGTCGTAAACCATTGTCGCGGTGTCGACTCCGCGGTACCGCGTGGTGCGCAGTCGAGCCTTGGCGGAACGGGCTTGCAGTAGCGGACGCAGCGCGGCAATCGGCTTGGCCACCGGAAGTCGGTGCAGCAGCGGGATTTTGGACGCGAGCCCGACGCCGGAGAACGCCAGCGCCGGATTGAGCGGCCACAGCGACTGGCCCGAGGTGTCCGGGAACAGTAGCGGGTGGACGGTCTCAGCGTCGACGAACTGCTTGCCCCACCAGCCGCTGGCTTCCAGTAGTCCGTCCATGGGGTGTCCGGTGGGTACCTCCGCGCCGTGCCAGGTGCCGATCATGAAGTCCGGTTCGACGGCCGGTGCGGCATCGAAGATCTCGAGGGCTTCGGCGGTCGTGGCCGGCGGCGTGGGCAGCAGTTCCTGCAAGAGCATGACCAAGACAATACTTGACACGTGTCAAGAAACGGTGGCGAACCCTGTGACGGTCATCGCCCGGCCAGCGCGACGCTGCGCGGACCGGGCGATGGGTACCAAGAATGACGAGTCAGAACCCTCAGAATTCAATGTGGCCCAGCGGCAGGTCGAGGTCCGCGGCGACCTGGCCGCAGAGCAGCTGGCCATCGTGGGTCGACAGGCCCTTGGCCAGCGCGGCGTCGTTGCGGCACGCCGCCTGCCACCCCTGGTCGGCGAGCTTGAGCACGTATGGCAGGGTCGCGTTGGTCAGCGCGTAGGTCGACGTACGCGGCACGGCGCCGGGCATGTTGGCCACGCAGTAGAAGACCGCGTCGTGCACGGCGAAGGTCGGGTCGTCGTGGGTGGTGGGCTTCGAGTCCTCGAAGCAGCCGCCCTGGTCGATCGCGATGTCAACCAACACCGAGCCTGACTTCATGTGCGCCACAGTCGAATTGGTCACGAGCTTGGGCGCCTTCGCGCCGGGGACCAGCACGGCGCCGATCACCAGGTCGGCCTGCTTGAGGGCGTCTTCCAGGTCCAGGCTCGAGGAGTACCGGGTGTGGATGCGCCCGTTGAATTCGGCGTCGATCCGTCGCAAGGTATCCAGGTTGACGTCGAAGACGGTGACCTGTGCGCCCATGCCGCTGGCGATCTGTGCCGCGTGGAAGCCCGCGGTGCCGCCACCGATGACGACGACGTTGGCGGGAGCGACGCCCGGTACGCCACCCATCAGGACGCCACGGCCGCCGTGGCTGCGCATCAGGTGGTAGGCGCCGACCTGGGCCGACAGCCGGCCTGCGACCTCGCTCATCGGGGCGAGCAGGGGTAGGCGGCCGTCGGCGGTCTGGACGGTCTCGTACGCGATCGAGGTGGTGCCCGACGCGAGCAGCGCGTCGGTGCATTCGCGCGAGGCGGCGAGGTGCAGGTAGGTGAACAGGGTCTGGCCCTGGCGCATGCGGTGGTACTCGGCCGCGATGGGCTCTTTGACCTTGAGCAGCAGATCGGACCCGGCCCAGACCTGGTCCGCGGTGGTGAGAATCTGTGCGCCGGCGGCCTTGAAGTCGTTGTCGGCGATCGCGGAACCTTCGCCGGCTCCCGCCTGGATCAGCACCTCATGGCCGTGCCTGACCAGTTCGGCGACGCCGGCCGGGGTGATGGCCACCCGGTACTCGTTGTTCTTGATTTCGGTCGGGATGCCGACGTGCATCTGCGGTTCTCCTCTGGGCGGATCAGGCGATGTCCCAAGTGTGAATAAACGTCGACTGACCTGCAATATCTGTGATTATAATTCTCTATATGGCCCAAGTGTCTGAACGATCTTCGAAAGTCGGGGTCCAAGAGGCCTTCCAGCCGAAGGATGTTCAGCCGGTTGAACTCGACGACGTCGACCGCCGGATCGTCACCGCTCTGCACGCCGACGCGCGCATGCCCAACAGTGCGCTGGCGGAGCTCGTCGGGATCGCCGCGTCGACCTGTCACGGCCGCGTCCGGCGGTTGCAGGAACTCGGGGTGATCCGCGGATTTCATGCCGACATCGACCCCGCCGCCATCGGGTTGGGGCTGCAGGCCATGATCTCGGTGAGCCTGCAGTCGGGCGCCCGCGCCCGCATTCGCGACTTCATCGCCCACATGCGGCGGCTCCCGCAGGTGATGGATGTCTACTTCCTGGCCGGCGCCGACGACTTCATCCTGCACGTCGCCGCGCGCGACACCCCGCACCTGCGTGCGTTCGTGGTGGAGCACCTCAACGCCGACG includes these proteins:
- a CDS encoding bifunctional riboflavin kinase/FAD synthetase, translating into MQRWRGQDEIPTDWGRCVVTIGVFDGVHRGHAELISHAVKAGRSRGVPTVLMTFDPHPMEVVLPGSHPAQLTTLTRRAELVEELGVDVFLVMPFTTDFMKLTPERYVHELLVERLHVLEVVVGENFTFGKKAGGNVPLLRKAGERFGFAVEGISLVAEHHRAETVTFSSTYIRSCVDAGDMVAATEALGRPHRVEGVVVRGDGRGRGLGFPTANVAPPMHSAIPADGVYAAWFTVLGHGPSVGTVTPGERYQAAVSVGTNPTFSGRTRTVEAFVLDTEADLYGQHVAVDFVSRIRGQEKFDSVDDLIVAMDRDTGRARTILSAH
- the rpsO gene encoding 30S ribosomal protein S15, which translates into the protein MALTTEQKKEILGQYGLHETDTGSPEAQVAMLTKRISDLTEHLKQHKHDHHSRRGLLLLVGRRRRLLKYVAQVDVARYRSLIERLGLRR
- a CDS encoding polyribonucleotide nucleotidyltransferase — encoded protein: MSAVEIEEGVFETTAVIDNGSFGTRTIRFETGRLARQAAGSVVAYLDDETMLLSATTASKSPKDHFDFFPLTIDVEERMYAAGRIPGSFFRREGRPSTDAILTCRLIDRPLRPSFVSGLRNEIQVVVTILSLDPKDLYDVLAINAASASTQISGLPFSGPVGGVRVALIEGQWVAFPTVEQLENAVFDMVVAGRVVEGDVAIMMVEAEATDNVIDLIAGGAGAPTEAVVAEGLEAAKPFIATLCKAQQELHDAAGKETAEYPVFPDYADDAFQAVAAVATDALSQALTIAGKQEREERTDEIKVEVLSRLAETYAGREKEIGAAFRSLTKKLVRQRILTDHFRIDGRGITDIRALSAEVAVIPRAHGSALFERGETQIMGVTTLDMVKMAQQIDSLGPETSKRYMHHYNFPPYSTGETGRVGSPKRREIGHGALAERALMPVLPSVEEFPYAIRQVSEALGSNGSTSMGSVCASTLSLLNAGVPLKAPVAGIAMGLVSDEVDGETRYVALTDILGAEDAFGDMDFKVAGTKEFVTALQLDTKLDGIPSKVLAGALAQAKDARLTILDVMAEAIDEPDEMSPYAPRITTIKVPIDKIGEVIGPKGKVINQITEETGASISIEDDGTVFVGASNGEAAQAAIDKINAIANPQLPKIGERFLGTVVKTTDFGAFVSLLPGRDGLVHISKLGKGKRVAKVEDVVNVGDKLRVEIADISADNRGKGQKISLILVDEEGAAAADSDSPAAEAGSDSGTAPADAAPATT
- a CDS encoding M16 family metallopeptidase, encoding MPRLQPPKSTLRGGRGSSATSLKAPAAVRKTNLPGGLRVVTEHLPHVHSASVGVWVNVGSRDEGPSVAGAAHFLEHLLFKSTPTRTAVEIAQSMDAVGGELNAFTAREHTCYYAHVLDSDLGLAIDLVSDVVLNGRCAAADVELERDVVLEEIAMRDDDPEDTLADVFLGSMFGAHPVGRPVIGSVESVSSMTRNQLHSFHVRRYTPDRMVVAVAGNVDHDEVVSLVRRNFRPHLVRGRKPVPPRKGAGRVPGTPTLQFVKRDSEQAHMYLGVRTPGRNWEHRWALSVLNTALGGGLSSRLFQQIRENRGLAYSVYSTIDTFSDAGALSVYSACLPDRFDEVARVTTDVLEDVAREGITADELRIAKGSMRGGLVLGLEDSGSRMHRIGRAELNYGNHKSISETLASIDAVTLEEVNAVARELLTRPFGAAVLGPHRSKRSLPKQLRTLG
- a CDS encoding DUF4334 domain-containing protein: MLLQELLPTPPATTAEALEIFDAAPAVEPDFMIGTWHGAEVPTGHPMDGLLEASGWWGKQFVDAETVHPLLFPDTSGQSLWPLNPALAFSGVGLASKIPLLHRLPVAKPIAALRPLLQARSAKARLRTTRYRGVDTATMVYDQLPIMDVFRKLSDDAVLGAMDLRGESQPYFFVLRRDDSLRLSH
- the ald gene encoding alanine dehydrogenase, translating into MHVGIPTEIKNNEYRVAITPAGVAELVRHGHEVLIQAGAGEGSAIADNDFKAAGAQILTTADQVWAGSDLLLKVKEPIAAEYHRMRQGQTLFTYLHLAASRECTDALLASGTTSIAYETVQTADGRLPLLAPMSEVAGRLSAQVGAYHLMRSHGGRGVLMGGVPGVAPANVVVIGGGTAGFHAAQIASGMGAQVTVFDVNLDTLRRIDAEFNGRIHTRYSSSLDLEDALKQADLVIGAVLVPGAKAPKLVTNSTVAHMKSGSVLVDIAIDQGGCFEDSKPTTHDDPTFAVHDAVFYCVANMPGAVPRTSTYALTNATLPYVLKLADQGWQAACRNDAALAKGLSTHDGQLLCGQVAADLDLPLGHIEF